In Alphaproteobacteria bacterium LSUCC0719, the genomic window CATATCCGCGCCGTCACTGACCAGAACAACACCGCCATCCGAAAGCCTGGCAGCAAGTGCCCCGGCCATGACATCCACCGGCAGGCTGTCGCCAAGCAGTGCGGCCGCCTCGTCGCGGTTCAGTACCAGCGCATCGAGCTTTGGCAGCGCAGCGGCCAGTCTTGTTACCTTGGCGACCGAGGTACCGGCGGCCAGCAATGGCCGCATACCGGCAAACGCGGCGGCCATGTCGGCAATGGTGTCAGCCGGAAAATTCGCATCAAGGATCAGCGGTGCCAGCGGGGCCTCGATGCCGGGTCGGATCATCGGCACCGACACATGGTCATAGATGTCCATGGTCGCCGCGCCCATGATCAATTCGCCATCGGGGGCCAGCACCGCAGTATAGCTTGGCGGATCAGCTTCCAGCGAAACCATCCACGGGTCGATACCGGCTGCGGCAAGCCGTGCTTCAACAGCCGCAAGACTGCCCGCCGGCTGGACACCGACAAGCCGGACAGACGCCCCCTGGCGGGCCAGCTGGACAGCGATATTGGTTGCGACGCCGCCAAGCCGCTCGGAAAGCTGGGCGGGGTTGGTGCGGCCCGGCTGGGGCGGGGCTGTCAACCGCAGCTGCCGGTCGATATGGCATCCCCCACAGATGATGACATCAGGCCCGTCCGGCATCTGCGTACTAGACCCCATGCCCGCGTCTGCGCCAGGTCCGCCACTGGATGATGGCAACGATCGCCGAACCAACCCCCATGATCAGGATCGCCGAGGACCATGCACCCATCGAGCTGCCTCCCCCGCCAAGATCAAGCATCATTCCGACCGCCGGTCCGCCAAGCGCACCGCCGGTAAAGCCAATCATCGAATGTACCGCGAGAAGTGCGCCGCGTTCATGTGCCGCCGCCGCCGCCACCGTACCGGCCGTCAGCGCGCCGCTGTCGAGCATGATGCAGACATTGTAGATCCACAGACAGCCCAACGCGAGCCAGACCGGCCCGTCGAGCGCCAGTGCCGACAACACCGCAAAGCTGACAGACAGCGCCCCGATGATCGCAATCACCCGGTGGCGACCATAGGCAAGGCAGAAGCGCGCACCAATGATAGACGCCGCCATGCCTGTCAGGGTGAGCAGGCTGACCAGCGTCGTCACCACGGACAGCGACAGCGCCGGCTGTGCGGTGGCGCCGATAAAGGCGAACATGGCAAAGCTCCAGCCGCGATAGGCAAAAAGCTCGTAGGTATGCGCGCCATAGGCGAAGATGTAGCCAAGCGCCAGCCTGTTGCGAAACGCCGGCCGCAGGTCAAGCGGGTGGCGTCTGGCTTCGGCCTTGGGACGTTCGGCAGGTGGCGCCCCGCGAACAAGACACAACATGGCAAGCGCCGACAGCAACGCCCCGCCACAGCCAATCCAGGCGGCAACGAAATGATCAAAATGGATCAGTAGATAGCCATTCAGGTAGAAGGAGCCACCCGTGCCAATACCAAAACATGAGGTATAGAAGGGCACGGCCTTCAACCGCTGCTTGTCTGACAAACGGGCATTCAGGATCTGCAGACCCGGCATATAGGTGCCGGCAAGACCGGCACCGACCAGACTCCACGTAACCGCAGCCCCCCAGAAGCCATCCGTGACGGTGGCGAATCCAAGGCTACCGATGGCAGCAGTCAGACTGCCACCAATGAATATCCGCTTGGCGTCAATGCTGTCGGTCAAGCCGACAAGCACCGGCGTGGCCAGCACATAGCCAAAGAAATAGGCACCGCTGATCCAGCCGATCTCGGTATTGGACAGCCCCCATTGTGGCCCAAGGGACACAAGAAACACCGGCCAGATCGCATAGCTGACCATCGCCAGGACAGCGGCGACACAGGTGATGACGATCAGCGCCGTTGGCCGGGTTCCGTCAATGATCCCGAGAGCTGATCCCGGACGCACCGAACCGCCTAGCCGCCAAGGAACAGGCGACCAACATCCGGGTTTTCGAGGAGTTCGTCACCATCGCCGGCGATGGCCGTTTCGCCAGACACAAGCACATAGCCGAGATCGGCGAAGGCCAGACCCTTTTTCGCGTTCTGTTCAACCATGATGATGGTCTTGCCATCCTTGCGCTGAAGATCATCGAGAATTTCGAAAACCATATCGATGAACCGAGGCTCAAGCCCGATTGACGGTTCATCGACAAGCAGCACCTGTGGCTGCATCACAAGCGCCCGCGAAATCTCCAGAAGGCGTCTCTCGCCACCCGACAGCACACCGGCAGGCTTGTCCCGCCGGTCGGCAAGACGACTGTATTTCGAGAACACCTGCTCGGCCGCGGCTTTCGCCTCGGCAGGCTTGTTCTTCAGGAACCCGCCCATCAGCAGGTTTTCCTCAACAGTCATCTGCGGGAATACCGACTTGTCCTGCAGGATATAGGCGATGCCGGCTTCGGCAAGTTTCTGCGATGGCGTCAGTGCTGTCACATCCTTGCCGTTGACAATGATGCTTCCGGAAAAGATGTTGGTGAAACCGAAGATCGAATGCAGCACTGTCGATTTGCCAGCGCCGTTCGGCCCGATCAGGCAGAGCGACTGCCCCCGCCCGATCCGCATGTTGAAATCATGCAGGATTTCCATCTTGCCATAACCGGCGCGAAGGTTGTTGATCGTCAGGAAGGTATCGCCGTCGACCATCGAGTCGAGTTCACCCACCGTCGGCGCGTTGGCCGCGATCGAGGCGGCTTCCTTGGCCACCTGATCAACCGACATCACAACATCGACGCCGCCACTACCATAGCCGCTGACGCCGCCTGCTTTGGCGGCACCCTTGACTGAAGCCTTTTTCGCCACGGCCTTTTTGGCAACCGTCTTTTTGGCGGCAGCCTTCCTGGCGGCTTTCTTAGCAGCTTTCTTAGCGGCAGGCTTCTTTACGGCTTTTGCCTTTTCGTCCTCGGCCATCAATGTCCTCCAAGATAGGCGTCGATGACGCGCTGGTCATTCTGCAGTTCTTCGGGTGTGCCATCAGCCAGCATGCGGCCATTGGCAAGACAGTAGATATGCGAGGCCAGGTTCATGATCACTCGCATGTTGTGTTCAATCACACACAGGGTGATCCCCAGCTCCTCATTGGCACGGCGCAGCCTGTCGATCAGACCGTTGATCAGGGTCGGATTGATCCCCGCCGTCGGCTCGTCAAGGAGCAGTACCTTTGGCTCGTTCATCAGCGCCATCGCAAACTCAAGCAGCTTCTGCTGACCGAATGACAGGTCACCCGAGATCAGATTGCGCTTGGAATAGAGCCCGACAAACTCCAGCAGATGTTCGGCCCGATCCTTGATCTCACCGCTGCGGCTGGCAAACATCGAATAGTTCGAATCCTCGCGATGCGAGATCGAAATCTGCATGTTGTCGACACAGTTCATCTTGCCGTAGATGCGGGTTTGCTGGAAGGTCCGCAACATGCCGAGACGGGCGATATCACCCACCCGGAGATGCGATATCTCCTGGCCATCGAACTGGATCGAGCCATTGTCTATGGGATGATAGCCGACAATCGAGTTGAACAGCGTGGTCTTGCCACAGCCATTCGGCCCGATGATGCCGGTGATCGATCCGCGCTCGACGCCCATCGAGATGTCGACATTCGCCTTCACCCCGCCATAGGATTTCGAGACATTTGCTACTTTAATGATCGAATCCGACATCATGCAGCTCCCTTTTCATCCGCATCGGTGACGTTCGAGGAATCGACAACGATACCGAACCGTTCCGGGAACTTGCCCTGCAACCAACCCATGATACCCTGCTGGAAATAAACGATGTTGATAATCAACAGCAGCCCGAGCGCTATCCACTGGAACCCAAGAAGGAGGGTCCAGGCCGTATCCTTGATCACATGGAAGACGATGGCCCCCAGAACCGGGCCCCAGAGAGTGCCTTTGCCACCAAGCAGCGCCGCTGCGACCATGAAGATGCCAAAGGTCGGAATCGGATAGGCGACTTCCTTGTCGATGAAACCGATCATATTGCCCACTACAGCACCGATGCAGCCCATGAAGAAGGCAGCTATGGCCCAGCCAATCCGCTTGTAGGCCAGGGTGGGAATACCCATCGCCTCGGCCTTGTCCTCGTCATCGCGAATGGCGTTGCTCGCCAGTCCGAACTGGGTCGAATACAGCCAGCGCAACAGGAAATGTGCGGCGATCGCGAACCCGAAGCATATGAGGTAGAAGAAAGTGGACCGGAATTCGATATCACCCGGAAACAGCGGCATCTGAATGCCTGACGGGCCGCCAACATAATCTATTGTGATGGTGATTTCAGCCGCGGCAATTGCCAGGCCAAGCGAGCCAATCGCGAAATATGGCCCGCGAAGTCCAAACATGAACGAGCTGAACAGCAACGACAACAGCAACCCGACAATACCGGCCGCGATGATTCCGAAGAACAACCCCCAGAAATATTCGGCGGCGGTGAATTCGGGTTTGATCGATCCCATCGCCGAGGTGTATTCGCCGACGCCACCTTCATAGAAGAACGCAATCTGGACAATGGCCGAGACATACATCCCCACACCAAAGAAGGTGATGTTGCCAAGCGAGTTATACCCCATCTGGCCACCAAGCGTATCCCAGGTGGTGGCCATCAGTACCATCACCCACAGAAAGGCGATGGACAGGGTATAGGCCGGGAACAGAACCGGCCCCAGAATGCCCAATACCGCGAGACCGCCGTAAATCGCCAGAGAATTCTTGTCTTTCATCGTACCACCTGCCTGTTACGACGCATTGAAATTTGCCGCCACATCAGGACCGAAAGCAAAACACCAACGGGTGCCGCATATTCGAGGGCGGATTCGAAGAAGCCACAATATTTCGTGAACAGCCCGATACCAAAGGCCGAAACAATCACCGCTGGCAAATTGCCGAGGCCAGCCGCCGTGACGATGGCAAACGACCCCATCGAATAGGTGATTCCGTAAAAGGGCTGGATCACGAAGATAATCGAGACAAGAACACCCGCCGCCCCACACAAGGCTGAATTGAAGGCGAATGTAAAGGCATAGACGCGGTCGGTGTTAATGCCCAGCACACGCGCCGCACGCGGATCCTGCGCTGTGGCCCTGATTGCCTGCCCCATGCGCGAACGCTTCATGAAGAACACCACGCACACCGCAATGAAGGCCGCCAAACCAAGCGCCAGCAGCTTGGATGACGGCACAGTCACCATGCCATCAAACGCATCAAAGACCGGAAGCTGCATATCAATCGTCTGCACCTCCGGACCAAAGATCTGATTGATCATCTGCTGCATCACCAGTGACAGACCAAAGGTTGCCAGCAGCGACACAAACATGTCCTGGTCAAGGATACGCCTAATCATCAATACATAGACAGCCCATCCGAAAAAGAACATCACAGGCACCACGATCAACAGGATCACCAGCAGCGGCACCTGCATCTGGTGCAGTGCAAACGCCATATACCCGCCCATGATCACGAAATCACCCTGCGCCAGGTTCTTGATGTTCATCACACCCCAGACGAGGGCCAGACCGTATGCGCTCAGTGCAAAAATGGCACCGATAAACACGCCTTCCAAAATGAGCTGTATATTGACGACGGGCGCCCATACCAGCAACAGCTGTAGATCATCCCACATGATTTCCTCTTTTCAAGAGACAGTGATTTGTCAGGGGGTTGTCAGAAATTATTGATTAAGGTGTCTATTTTGAAACGGGGGGAAGCCATTGGCTCCCCCCCGCAAAAGGATCGGATGATTTAGTACGCCACGTTGCGTGGGAAAATCATATCGCTGAACTTTTCAACCAGCTTGTATGAGCCATCGGCCTGGATCTGGCGCATGAACATCGGCTTGGCGATATTGTTGCCAGCCTCGGAGAACTTGATGTCACCATAGAAGGTTTCCATCTCGACTGCCGAAATGGCGTCGCGCACCTTGTCCTTGTCAAAACTGTTGGCAGCCTCGAATGCCTCCTTGAAGACAATCACAGCGGCCGAAGCCTGAGCCGACTGGTAGGGCACCTCGGTTGGGTAGAACTCACCATAGTCACCCTTGAAGCCGGCATTCCATTCGGCTGCCGTTCCAAAATATTTGTCAGACTTGGACAGTGTTTCCACCCACTGCGTCGGGCACAGAAGACCGGTCGCCGTCTTCG contains:
- a CDS encoding branched-chain amino acid ABC transporter permease, translated to MKDKNSLAIYGGLAVLGILGPVLFPAYTLSIAFLWVMVLMATTWDTLGGQMGYNSLGNITFFGVGMYVSAIVQIAFFYEGGVGEYTSAMGSIKPEFTAAEYFWGLFFGIIAAGIVGLLLSLLFSSFMFGLRGPYFAIGSLGLAIAAAEITITIDYVGGPSGIQMPLFPGDIEFRSTFFYLICFGFAIAAHFLLRWLYSTQFGLASNAIRDDEDKAEAMGIPTLAYKRIGWAIAAFFMGCIGAVVGNMIGFIDKEVAYPIPTFGIFMVAAALLGGKGTLWGPVLGAIVFHVIKDTAWTLLLGFQWIALGLLLIINIVYFQQGIMGWLQGKFPERFGIVVDSSNVTDADEKGAA
- a CDS encoding PfkB family carbohydrate kinase, coding for MGSSTQMPDGPDVIICGGCHIDRQLRLTAPPQPGRTNPAQLSERLGGVATNIAVQLARQGASVRLVGVQPAGSLAAVEARLAAAGIDPWMVSLEADPPSYTAVLAPDGELIMGAATMDIYDHVSVPMIRPGIEAPLAPLILDANFPADTIADMAAAFAGMRPLLAAGTSVAKVTRLAAALPKLDALVLNRDEAAALLGDSLPVDVMAGALAARLSDGGVVLVSDGADMAALADRQMVVTAQPPRIDLVNANGAGDVMAARLFYDLVRQPGATLTDLLQAALAAGAAYAAAPEAEV
- a CDS encoding branched-chain amino acid ABC transporter permease yields the protein MWDDLQLLLVWAPVVNIQLILEGVFIGAIFALSAYGLALVWGVMNIKNLAQGDFVIMGGYMAFALHQMQVPLLVILLIVVPVMFFFGWAVYVLMIRRILDQDMFVSLLATFGLSLVMQQMINQIFGPEVQTIDMQLPVFDAFDGMVTVPSSKLLALGLAAFIAVCVVFFMKRSRMGQAIRATAQDPRAARVLGINTDRVYAFTFAFNSALCGAAGVLVSIIFVIQPFYGITYSMGSFAIVTAAGLGNLPAVIVSAFGIGLFTKYCGFFESALEYAAPVGVLLSVLMWRQISMRRNRQVVR
- a CDS encoding ABC transporter ATP-binding protein gives rise to the protein MVDGDTFLTINNLRAGYGKMEILHDFNMRIGRGQSLCLIGPNGAGKSTVLHSIFGFTNIFSGSIIVNGKDVTALTPSQKLAEAGIAYILQDKSVFPQMTVEENLLMGGFLKNKPAEAKAAAEQVFSKYSRLADRRDKPAGVLSGGERRLLEISRALVMQPQVLLVDEPSIGLEPRFIDMVFEILDDLQRKDGKTIIMVEQNAKKGLAFADLGYVLVSGETAIAGDGDELLENPDVGRLFLGG
- a CDS encoding ABC transporter ATP-binding protein, with the protein product MSDSIIKVANVSKSYGGVKANVDISMGVERGSITGIIGPNGCGKTTLFNSIVGYHPIDNGSIQFDGQEISHLRVGDIARLGMLRTFQQTRIYGKMNCVDNMQISISHREDSNYSMFASRSGEIKDRAEHLLEFVGLYSKRNLISGDLSFGQQKLLEFAMALMNEPKVLLLDEPTAGINPTLINGLIDRLRRANEELGITLCVIEHNMRVIMNLASHIYCLANGRMLADGTPEELQNDQRVIDAYLGGH
- a CDS encoding nitrate/nitrite transporter produces the protein MRPGSALGIIDGTRPTALIVITCVAAVLAMVSYAIWPVFLVSLGPQWGLSNTEIGWISGAYFFGYVLATPVLVGLTDSIDAKRIFIGGSLTAAIGSLGFATVTDGFWGAAVTWSLVGAGLAGTYMPGLQILNARLSDKQRLKAVPFYTSCFGIGTGGSFYLNGYLLIHFDHFVAAWIGCGGALLSALAMLCLVRGAPPAERPKAEARRHPLDLRPAFRNRLALGYIFAYGAHTYELFAYRGWSFAMFAFIGATAQPALSLSVVTTLVSLLTLTGMAASIIGARFCLAYGRHRVIAIIGALSVSFAVLSALALDGPVWLALGCLWIYNVCIMLDSGALTAGTVAAAAAHERGALLAVHSMIGFTGGALGGPAVGMMLDLGGGGSSMGAWSSAILIMGVGSAIVAIIQWRTWRRRGHGV